GAGCGTCTTGCCGAGCACCTGGTTGAGCGAGCCGGCGCGCTCCCTGGCGCTGCGCGAGGCGTTGTACAGCTGGTCGCCGTGGAGCCTGCCGGAGACGACGCGGAAGAGCGTGATCTTGCCGGTGTACGGGTCGACGAGCGTCTTGAAGACCAGCGCCGAGAAGGGCGCGTCCTCCTTCGCGGCGCGCTGCTCCTCCTGCCCCGCGGGGCTCTTGCCGGTCACCGCCGGACGCTCGTCCGGCGCCGGCAGGAGCGAGAAGATCAGGTCGGCGATCGCGGCGGTCCCGGCGTTGCGCACCGGCACCGCGAACACCAGCGGCACCACCTTGCCGGCGAGCACGCCCGCCCGCAGGCCCGAGCGGATCTCGTCGTCGCTGAGGGGCTGTCCGTCCAGGTACTTCTCGAGCAGCGTGTCGTCGCCCTCGGCCACGCCCTCGGCGAGGCGCTCGCGCGCCGCGGCGACCTCGTCGGCGAGGTCCGCGGGGATCTCGCCCGTGGTCTCCTTGCCCGCCGCGTCCGCCGGGAACAGCCGCGCCTGCCCCTGGAGCAGGTCGACGACGCCGCGGAACGAGGCCTCCGCGCCGATCGGCACCTGGATCGGAACGGGCTTGACCCCGAGGAAGCGCTCCGCGTCCTCGAGCACCTTCGCGAGGCTCGAGCGCTCGCGGTCGAGCTTGGTCACGACGATCATCCGCGGCAGGCCCTGCTCGCCCGCGGCCTTCCAGAGCTGCTCGGTCTCGAACTTGATGCCGGTGGCGGCGCTGACGACGAAGATCGCGGCGTCGGCCACGCGGCAGGCGGCCAGGCTCTCGCCGAGGAAGATGGAGAATCCCGGCGTGTCCAGCAGGTTGATCTTCCCCTTTGCGGTCTCGATGCTCGCCAGCGTCGTGTTGAGGGTGAGCTTGCGGCCGATCTCGTCCGGGTCGAAGTCCAGGACGCTGTTGCCCTCGTCCACCGAGCCCAGGCGGGTCGTGGCGCCGGCGTGAAAGAGCAGCGCCTCGCCCAGCGAGGTCTTGCCGGCGCGGCTGCCGCCCAGGAGGATGACGTTGCGGAGCTGACCAACCTCGAAACGCTTCATCGGGTCTCCTTTCGCTCGAGCCCGCGCCGGGCGCCGGCGCCCGCGGCGCGCGGGGACGCATACATGTAGCATCGCACCCCGGGGGAGTCAAGTGCAGTACCTGTCGTGGAAATCGCCTCCGGACGGGCGCGCGGTGGCGGGCGCGGGCGCGCGCGGTGGCGGCGCCGTTTGCAGCCGCCCGCGGGTGTGCTATGGTTCGCTCCCGGGTGGGGAGGTGACGCGCGAATGCTGTTCCCGGGAAGCCGGATCTGGTACGAGGGCGCCGTCGCCGACATCGCCACCCTGACTGAGGAAATCAAGAGCTCGGGCTTCTCCGGCCACATCGTCCTCGAGTTCCAGGACTCGCTCGACGTCGTCGTCTGCGTGGGCGGCGAGTTCGTGAAGGTGGTGGAGCTCATCGGCGGCCGGTTGCTCTCCGCCAAGAAATACCGCGAGATCTGGGGCAAGTGCCGCATCAAGCAGGGCCGCATGACGGTGTTCGAGCTGCCGCCCCGCCTGGCGCAGCGCCTGCGCGGCATCCGCGGCCGGCGCGTCCTGTGCACGGGCACGGCGGCCGGCGGCTGCGACCCCCTGCGGATCATCGGCGAGCTGAAGGCCGGGGGCTTCTCCGGGATCCTCGACGCGGTCTCCCCGGGCGGCAAGCTCCTGCTCGACTTCGAATCCGGCGTGATCGCCGCCGCGTACGCAACGAGCTTCGCCGGGCCGGCGCTGGAGGGGTTCGACGCCTTCCGCGACTGGCACGAGGGGTTCGTGCGCGCCGACGCGGCGACCGTGTTCTCGGTGGCCGGGATCGCGGCCCCCGGCGACGGCCAGCTCTGGGACGAGATCCTGATGGCCGGGACCGAGCGCGTGGCCCTGCCGCTGCTCCCCTCGACCGAGCGGCTCGCGCACCGCTACGGCCGGACGGTGCCCGCCGGCGAGGTGCTCTTCGCCGCCGGCGCGCGGCCGGCGCAGGCGTACTACCTGCTGACCGGCGAGGTCGAGCTGTTCCCGGCCGCGACGGACGGCATCAGCGTCTGCCGCCGCCTCGGGTCGGGGGCGCTCTTCGGCGTCTCGTGGCTGCAGGACCTCGCGCCGGCCCGCTTCGGCGCGCGCGCCACGGTCGAGAGCCGCCTCCTCGCGTTCGGGCGCGACGCGCTCCCGACGGTCTTCGCGAACAGCCCCCAGCTCGCGGCGCGCTGCGTCCGCGCCTCCGCCGCCCTGCTGGCCCGCATGCGCAGCCGGCTGGAAGCCTTCCGCGCCGAGCCGCGCCTGCACGCGATGGAGACGGAGGTGATCGCCACGCTGCGCCGCCCGCACCCGGACAACCCGGACGGGCTCGCCGCGGCGGACCTCTTCGCGGAGCTGGCGCAGGTGCTGCCGCTGTCGCTGCCGGAGATCGACGCGCTCTTCCGGCGCCTCGTCAGCCTCGGGAGCATCAGCCAGACCGGCGGCAAGATCGCCCTCACCCTCCGCGAACTCTAGGCATGACCTCCACTCACCGTCGGTGAGCAGACCGCGGAGAGTGGTCCAGATGCAAGGCGCGCGACGATCCGGCGACTGAGGCGGGCTCGTGCCCGCCGCAGGGAGGCGGGAGGAGTGCAACGCCGCAGATGGGCCGCTATACGCGCGTCTGCCGTTCCCAGATCAGTCGGAGGCCGTCGAGGGTCAGGTGCTGGTCCACCACCGTGGCGGCGCCGGTCTCGCGCACGATCAGCTCGGCGAGGCCGCCGGTGGCGACCACCGTCGGCGTCCCGCCCAGCTCCTGCGAGATGCGGCGTATCAGCGCCTCCACGAGGCCCGCGTAGCCGAAGATGATGCCCGACTGCATGCTCGCCGCCGTGTTCGTGCCGATCGCGACGCGCGGCCGCGCCAGCTCGATGCGCGGGAGGCGCGCCGCGCGCTGGGAGAGCGCGTCGATCGAGATGCGCAGCCCCGGCGCGATGGCCCCGCCGAGGTAGGAGCCGTCGGCCGCGATCGCGTCGAACGTGGTCGCCGTCCCGAAGTCCACGACGATCAGCGGCCCCGCGTAGCGCGCGTGGCCCCCGACGGCGTTGGCGACGCGGTCCGCCCCGACCTCCCGCGCGTCCTCGTAGCGGATGGCGATGCCG
This region of bacterium genomic DNA includes:
- a CDS encoding type III pantothenate kinase, which encodes MLLALDVGNTNVHLGVFRGDALLAHWDVSNNRDRTPDELAALLGLLFAGRGIDPAAVRGAALASVVPQVSEGVVEGVRRLCGAPCLVLGPDTDTGIAIRYEDAREVGADRVANAVGGHARYAGPLIVVDFGTATTFDAIAADGSYLGGAIAPGLRISIDALSQRAARLPRIELARPRVAIGTNTAASMQSGIIFGYAGLVEALIRRISQELGGTPTVVATGGLAELIVRETGAATVVDQHLTLDGLRLIWERQTRV
- the fusA gene encoding elongation factor G, whose translation is MKRFEVGQLRNVILLGGSRAGKTSLGEALLFHAGATTRLGSVDEGNSVLDFDPDEIGRKLTLNTTLASIETAKGKINLLDTPGFSIFLGESLAACRVADAAIFVVSAATGIKFETEQLWKAAGEQGLPRMIVVTKLDRERSSLAKVLEDAERFLGVKPVPIQVPIGAEASFRGVVDLLQGQARLFPADAAGKETTGEIPADLADEVAAARERLAEGVAEGDDTLLEKYLDGQPLSDDEIRSGLRAGVLAGKVVPLVFAVPVRNAGTAAIADLIFSLLPAPDERPAVTGKSPAGQEEQRAAKEDAPFSALVFKTLVDPYTGKITLFRVVSGRLHGDQLYNASRSARERAGSLNQVLGKTLKAVPEVGPGDFAAVVKLKETQTGDTLADEKHPVVFPPIVFPTPVISMAVEPKSKGDEDKLSTALHRVTEADALIRISRDPQTKEMLISAMGQQHIEIVVERMKRLGVEVVLKEPKVPYRETISKKNEAMYRHKKQTGGAGQFAEVHMRVEPLQRGSGFEYAWEVFGGAISSSFQPSIEKGVRSVLEHGAIAGYPVVDVKVAITDGKEHPVDSKDVAFQAAGREAFKLAVQGAGPKLLEPIMSLEITIPEEFVGDVIGDLNSRRGRIAGVDGGGGRQHVTAKAPLAELLRYATDLTSMTGGRGQFTMDLDHYEEVPAQIAEKIIAAHKTAEEEKKA
- a CDS encoding cyclic nucleotide-binding domain-containing protein, translated to MLFPGSRIWYEGAVADIATLTEEIKSSGFSGHIVLEFQDSLDVVVCVGGEFVKVVELIGGRLLSAKKYREIWGKCRIKQGRMTVFELPPRLAQRLRGIRGRRVLCTGTAAGGCDPLRIIGELKAGGFSGILDAVSPGGKLLLDFESGVIAAAYATSFAGPALEGFDAFRDWHEGFVRADAATVFSVAGIAAPGDGQLWDEILMAGTERVALPLLPSTERLAHRYGRTVPAGEVLFAAGARPAQAYYLLTGEVELFPAATDGISVCRRLGSGALFGVSWLQDLAPARFGARATVESRLLAFGRDALPTVFANSPQLAARCVRASAALLARMRSRLEAFRAEPRLHAMETEVIATLRRPHPDNPDGLAAADLFAELAQVLPLSLPEIDALFRRLVSLGSISQTGGKIALTLREL